A region of Anaerolineales bacterium DNA encodes the following proteins:
- a CDS encoding NADH-quinone oxidoreductase subunit NuoF — protein GTKWSFIDNKSWPHYVVANADESEPGTFKDREIMECNPFQFLEGVAIASYAVGARAAYIYLRGEFWTVAAILDKKIAEMEKAGLLGEALFGSDFSLRIYTHLGAGAYICGEETALLESIEGKRGQPRIRPPFPAVYGLYGKPTVVNNVETLANVPLIISKGADWYKSLGTPDSAGVKIFSLSGHVKQPGNYELPFGTTYRELIYTHGGGVSDDRPVKAIMSAGASSAMIIADDKALDTPMDYASVRGLGADLGSASVIVINDSVDMDWVINKTIRFFKHESCGKCTPCREGTYWMQHLIERIKRGEEVKANTELLHSVAKQMQNKCLCPLGEFSTMAVTTAIERFPADFEPSHSGGGHG, from the coding sequence GGCACCAAGTGGTCCTTCATCGACAACAAGAGCTGGCCGCATTACGTGGTGGCCAATGCTGACGAGTCCGAACCGGGCACCTTCAAGGACCGCGAGATCATGGAGTGCAATCCCTTCCAATTCCTGGAGGGGGTTGCCATCGCCTCCTACGCAGTGGGTGCCAGGGCGGCCTACATCTACCTGCGGGGCGAATTCTGGACGGTTGCCGCCATCCTCGATAAGAAGATCGCCGAGATGGAAAAAGCCGGTCTGCTGGGGGAGGCACTTTTCGGCAGCGACTTTTCACTGCGCATTTACACCCACCTGGGTGCGGGAGCCTACATCTGCGGCGAGGAGACGGCTCTGCTTGAGTCCATCGAGGGGAAACGCGGCCAGCCACGCATCCGGCCTCCCTTCCCGGCGGTGTATGGTTTGTACGGCAAGCCCACCGTGGTCAACAACGTTGAAACGCTCGCCAACGTTCCACTGATCATTTCAAAAGGGGCCGACTGGTACAAGTCGCTGGGCACTCCTGACAGCGCTGGTGTGAAGATCTTCTCCCTCTCCGGGCATGTGAAGCAGCCCGGGAATTACGAACTACCTTTTGGCACCACCTACCGTGAGTTGATCTATACCCACGGCGGCGGCGTAAGCGATGACCGCCCGGTCAAGGCCATCATGTCGGCGGGAGCCTCGTCAGCCATGATCATTGCCGACGACAAGGCGCTCGATACCCCCATGGATTATGCTTCGGTGCGCGGCCTGGGTGCAGATCTGGGGTCCGCCTCCGTGATCGTCATCAATGACAGTGTGGATATGGACTGGGTCATTAACAAGACCATCCGATTCTTTAAACACGAATCCTGCGGCAAGTGCACTCCCTGCCGGGAAGGAACCTATTGGATGCAGCACCTGATCGAGCGCATTAAGCGCGGCGAGGAAGTGAAAGCCAATACAGAACTGCTCCATAGCGTGGCAAAGCAGATGCAGAATAAATGCCTGTGCCCGCTGGGTGAGTTCTCCACAATGGCGGTCACCACTGCCATCGAGCGCTTCCCGGCAGACTTTGAACCCTCCCACAGCGGAGGCGGCCATGGCTAA
- the nuoG gene encoding NADH dehydrogenase (quinone) subunit G translates to MAKMVSLTIDGKPVSVPEGTLIVNAAKQVGIDIPVFCYHPKMEPVGMCRQCLVEVGRPVVDRATGQVVMEGDKPKIGFGPKLETACTTPVSEGMQVLSQSEKAKASQKEILEFLLTSHPLDCPVCDKGGECPLQNLTMAHASPQSRYQYSEKHHAGKHVPLGDLIWLDRERCIQCARCIRFQDEIAGEPVLAFYQRGRATDIITNSEPGFDSIFSGNTSDICPVGALTTADFRFGARPWEMKAAASICPHCPVGCNVTLNTRREASSGGKVAIKRVMPRQNEAVNEIWLCDKGRFAHHYVESASRLDQVLVRRNGELQQASWQEGLQTVAMALKEAGNEAVILASGRLSNEDLFTLKGLSDSLGGKALLYTHMGGGEQTLAYGVSAGMDFSSMGKGTILLVVASDLYQEAPLWYLRIKQAARRGATLIVVNARQTKLDPWAAFVVRTSYGDEVETVQGLPGKEKIGALIQSAENLVVLYGSDGLGLEGSSALAAACAELVKAHAGKPNSGLIGVWPRANDQGAWEIGFKPAEDLAKTLSGKTVYVVAADPAGDDPLLQQALKGAKFLAVQELFLTETAKLAQVVLPARSYTECEGSYTSGERRVQRFYPAISARGEARQDFAITSAIASEIGVTLESGSPARVMNSLAGTLKAYKGITYRSLAATHEQAPLVGRGDLYYGGTTYENRQGLGVHLALAGSAPAAAPAPASLRPLDDRLLAVPVTHLYDPGVTLTGSSLLEAHIRQVEVLVHPETARKYGFTQGGPVTVNGVEARLKVDENVPASVMLLPRRLGLSIHAPAYAEIKKA, encoded by the coding sequence ATGGCTAAAATGGTTTCCCTGACGATCGATGGAAAACCGGTCAGTGTGCCGGAAGGTACGCTCATCGTTAATGCCGCCAAGCAGGTCGGCATTGACATCCCCGTCTTCTGCTATCACCCGAAGATGGAACCGGTGGGGATGTGCCGTCAATGCCTGGTGGAAGTGGGCCGCCCGGTGGTGGACCGCGCCACCGGACAGGTGGTGATGGAAGGTGACAAGCCCAAGATCGGTTTTGGCCCCAAACTCGAAACCGCCTGCACCACCCCGGTCTCGGAAGGCATGCAGGTCTTGAGCCAGTCTGAAAAAGCCAAGGCTTCTCAAAAAGAGATCCTGGAATTCCTGCTCACCTCGCATCCCCTGGACTGCCCCGTCTGCGATAAGGGCGGCGAATGCCCGCTGCAGAACCTGACCATGGCCCATGCCTCACCGCAAAGCCGTTATCAGTACAGCGAGAAGCACCATGCCGGCAAACATGTGCCCCTGGGCGACCTGATCTGGCTGGACCGCGAACGCTGCATCCAGTGCGCCCGCTGCATCCGCTTCCAGGATGAAATTGCCGGGGAGCCCGTGCTGGCCTTCTACCAGCGCGGTCGTGCCACCGACATCATAACCAATTCCGAGCCGGGTTTTGACTCGATCTTCTCCGGCAACACTTCCGACATCTGCCCGGTGGGTGCATTGACCACTGCGGACTTCCGCTTTGGAGCCCGCCCGTGGGAGATGAAGGCGGCTGCATCCATCTGTCCGCACTGCCCAGTGGGCTGCAACGTAACGCTGAACACCCGGCGGGAAGCCAGTTCGGGCGGAAAAGTAGCCATCAAGCGGGTCATGCCGCGTCAGAACGAAGCCGTGAACGAGATCTGGCTGTGCGACAAGGGCCGCTTCGCCCATCATTATGTCGAATCTGCCAGCCGGCTGGACCAGGTGCTGGTAAGGAGGAATGGCGAACTCCAGCAGGCATCCTGGCAGGAAGGCCTGCAAACGGTGGCGATGGCCCTTAAGGAGGCGGGTAATGAGGCCGTCATCCTTGCCAGCGGACGGCTTTCCAATGAAGACCTGTTCACGCTGAAAGGCCTGTCTGACAGCCTGGGTGGCAAAGCCCTGCTTTACACCCACATGGGTGGAGGTGAACAAACCCTCGCCTACGGCGTCAGTGCCGGGATGGACTTCTCAAGTATGGGCAAGGGCACCATCCTCCTGGTGGTGGCTTCGGACCTGTACCAGGAAGCCCCGCTCTGGTACCTGCGTATCAAGCAGGCTGCCAGGCGCGGTGCCACCCTGATCGTGGTGAATGCACGCCAGACCAAGCTGGACCCCTGGGCTGCCTTTGTGGTCCGGACTTCCTACGGGGACGAAGTGGAAACCGTCCAAGGTCTCCCCGGCAAGGAGAAGATCGGTGCACTGATCCAGTCGGCTGAGAACCTGGTGGTGCTTTATGGCTCGGACGGACTTGGGTTGGAAGGTTCCAGTGCCCTGGCGGCAGCCTGTGCTGAACTGGTGAAGGCCCACGCCGGAAAACCAAACAGCGGCCTGATCGGCGTTTGGCCCCGGGCGAATGACCAGGGAGCCTGGGAAATTGGCTTTAAACCAGCGGAAGATCTGGCAAAGACCCTCAGCGGCAAGACGGTCTACGTGGTGGCAGCCGATCCTGCTGGCGATGACCCACTGCTGCAGCAGGCTCTCAAGGGAGCCAAATTTCTGGCGGTGCAGGAATTGTTCCTGACCGAAACCGCAAAACTGGCACAGGTGGTTCTTCCGGCGCGATCCTACACCGAATGCGAAGGCTCCTACACCTCCGGCGAACGTAGGGTGCAGCGTTTCTACCCTGCCATATCGGCGCGCGGCGAAGCGCGCCAGGATTTCGCCATCACCAGTGCCATTGCCAGTGAAATCGGCGTGACCCTGGAGAGCGGCTCACCGGCGCGGGTAATGAATTCCCTGGCCGGCACGCTGAAAGCCTATAAAGGCATTACCTACCGCAGCCTGGCAGCCACGCATGAGCAAGCCCCACTGGTGGGACGTGGCGACTTGTACTACGGCGGCACGACCTATGAAAACCGGCAGGGCCTGGGCGTGCACCTGGCCCTGGCGGGCTCTGCCCCCGCGGCTGCTCCAGCGCCCGCCTCCTTGCGGCCGTTGGATGACAGGCTCCTGGCGGTGCCTGTGACACATTTATACGACCCCGGCGTCACTTTGACTGGTTCCAGCCTGCTGGAGGCGCATATCCGCCAGGTTGAAGTGCTCGTGCACCCCGAGACCGCCCGCAAGTACGGGTTTACCCAAGGCGGTCCGGTCACCGTGAACGGGGTGGAAGCCAGGCTGAAGGTGGATGAAAACGTCCCGGCTTCGGTCATGCTTCTGCCGCGCAGGTTGGGTCTGTCGATCCATGCTCCAGCCTATGCTGAAATAAAGAAGGCATAA
- a CDS encoding NADH-quinone oxidoreductase subunit NuoH, translating to MNFPMVLEWLIKGFVWALILLGGFAYLTLYERKALARIQSRIGPNRAGPWGILQPIADAVKLIFKEELTPANVDKLIFLLSPVITVVPAVVITAVVPWGPSLNIFGYHLDLYIADINVGVLYIMSIASIAVYGIVLAGWSSNNKYAMLGGLRSSAQMISYEIALGLSFVSVVLLAGSMNMLDIVHLQGGYWLNFIPKWFVVLQPVGTAIFLIATLAEVNRAPFDMPEAEQELTAGYHTEYSGMKFALLFMAEYTKMIAISAIGATIFFGGYNGPFINKFPWLGPIYIFIKILLLLFGMIWVRATFPRIRYDRLMAFGWKVLLPLSLALVFITAVGIMLGQQVNPGLVFIIPVASLLAGGVAVALIDRTLRRKDYARR from the coding sequence ATGAACTTTCCCATGGTATTGGAATGGCTTATCAAAGGCTTTGTGTGGGCACTGATCCTGCTGGGCGGTTTTGCCTACCTTACGCTCTACGAGCGCAAGGCACTGGCGCGCATCCAGTCTCGCATCGGCCCCAACCGCGCCGGGCCATGGGGTATCCTCCAGCCTATCGCGGACGCGGTCAAGCTGATCTTTAAAGAGGAACTCACCCCGGCCAATGTGGATAAATTGATCTTCCTGCTCTCCCCGGTCATCACGGTGGTGCCGGCGGTGGTAATCACGGCGGTGGTACCCTGGGGGCCCAGCCTGAATATTTTCGGCTACCACCTGGATCTGTATATCGCAGATATCAATGTGGGCGTGCTGTACATCATGTCGATCGCCTCCATTGCAGTGTATGGCATTGTACTGGCAGGCTGGTCTTCCAATAACAAGTATGCCATGCTGGGTGGTTTGCGCTCGTCGGCGCAGATGATCAGTTATGAGATCGCCCTGGGGTTGTCATTCGTCTCGGTGGTCCTGTTGGCTGGTTCAATGAACATGCTCGATATCGTCCACCTGCAGGGCGGATACTGGTTGAACTTCATTCCCAAGTGGTTCGTGGTGCTCCAGCCGGTCGGGACGGCCATCTTCCTGATCGCCACCCTGGCGGAGGTCAACCGCGCCCCCTTCGACATGCCCGAAGCCGAGCAGGAACTGACCGCCGGGTACCATACCGAGTACTCCGGCATGAAGTTCGCCCTGCTGTTCATGGCCGAATATACCAAGATGATCGCCATCAGTGCCATCGGGGCCACCATCTTCTTTGGCGGCTACAATGGTCCTTTCATTAATAAGTTTCCCTGGCTTGGACCGATCTACATCTTCATCAAGATCCTGCTGCTGCTGTTTGGAATGATCTGGGTGCGGGCGACCTTCCCACGCATCCGTTACGACCGCCTGATGGCTTTTGGGTGGAAAGTACTCCTGCCGCTCTCGCTGGCGCTGGTCTTCATCACGGCGGTGGGGATCATGCTGGGGCAGCAGGTGAACCCGGGATTGGTATTCATCATCCCGGTGGCATCCCTGCTGGCAGGCGGTGTGGCGGTTGCGCTGATCGACCGAACGCTAAGGAGAAAAGACTATGCGCGTCGTTGA
- a CDS encoding NADH-quinone oxidoreductase subunit NuoI, translating into MRVVEPVVELVRGMWTTLRMMFDKPVTIQYPEEKKPVKPRFRGRHVLKRYENGLEKCIGCALCAAACPADAIFVESAENTDERRFSPGERYASTYEINMLRCIYCGFCEDACPTEAIVLGDQYELSFTDRRQSIYPKEMLIEPVPAGGKPTPQETEPGLYTRSVPEMKDPQD; encoded by the coding sequence ATGCGCGTCGTTGAGCCTGTGGTGGAACTGGTTCGGGGCATGTGGACGACGCTCCGGATGATGTTTGACAAACCGGTCACCATCCAGTACCCGGAAGAGAAAAAACCCGTCAAGCCCCGCTTCCGCGGCCGGCATGTCTTAAAGCGCTACGAGAATGGCCTGGAAAAGTGCATCGGCTGTGCCCTGTGTGCCGCTGCCTGCCCGGCGGATGCCATCTTCGTCGAGTCAGCCGAAAACACTGATGAACGGCGTTTCTCACCCGGCGAGCGCTATGCCAGCACGTACGAGATCAACATGCTGCGCTGCATTTACTGCGGTTTTTGTGAGGATGCCTGCCCTACCGAAGCGATCGTGCTGGGTGACCAATATGAGCTGTCCTTCACCGACCGGCGGCAATCGATCTACCCCAAGGAAATGCTGATCGAGCCTGTTCCGGCGGGCGGGAAGCCCACCCCCCAGGAGACCGAGCCGGGCCTTTACACCCGCTCGGTGCCTGAAATGAAAGATCCACAAGATTGA
- a CDS encoding NADH-quinone oxidoreductase subunit J — translation MTLIFFIILAVVAIASAAGLLISRNSVYAALYLVLNFACVAVFYLLLGAPFIALAQVTVYAGAIMVLFLFVIMLLGADKLPRGQVLPWQRPVAIVLAGVLLAEAGFLLIQRLNLSTSLANPDASANTTANLQELAKMLFSQYLLPFEVTSVLLLVAMIGVIVLTKKEKGEA, via the coding sequence CTGACCCTCATCTTCTTCATCATCCTGGCGGTTGTTGCCATCGCTTCTGCAGCAGGCTTATTGATCAGCCGGAATTCGGTCTATGCCGCCCTGTACCTGGTGCTCAACTTTGCCTGCGTGGCTGTGTTCTATCTCCTGCTGGGCGCCCCCTTCATCGCCCTGGCGCAGGTGACCGTTTACGCCGGCGCTATCATGGTGTTGTTCCTGTTCGTCATCATGCTGCTGGGTGCGGATAAACTGCCACGTGGGCAGGTCCTGCCCTGGCAGCGGCCTGTGGCCATCGTGCTGGCGGGGGTGCTGCTGGCGGAAGCGGGCTTTCTGCTCATCCAACGCCTCAACCTGAGCACCAGCCTGGCCAACCCGGACGCATCTGCCAACACCACCGCCAACCTGCAGGAACTGGCAAAAATGCTCTTCAGCCAGTACCTGCTGCCATTTGAAGTGACCTCCGTGCTGCTGCTGGTGGCAATGATCGGTGTGATTGTGCTGACGAAAAAAGAGAAAGGAGAGGCCTAA
- a CDS encoding NADH-quinone oxidoreductase subunit NuoK, with protein sequence MEQTIPLTYYLLVSAILFVMGALGVLVRRNPLIIFMSIELMLNAANLAFVAFARSFGVLTGQIFVFFVMTVAAAEVAVGLALIVIIFRTRHNIDVDQMNSLKG encoded by the coding sequence ATGGAGCAAACCATCCCTCTCACCTATTACCTGCTGGTTTCAGCCATCCTGTTCGTGATGGGCGCGCTGGGGGTGCTGGTCCGGCGCAACCCATTGATCATCTTCATGTCGATCGAGTTGATGTTGAATGCAGCCAACCTGGCGTTCGTGGCGTTTGCCCGCTCCTTTGGCGTGCTCACCGGTCAGATCTTCGTTTTCTTTGTGATGACCGTGGCGGCTGCAGAAGTGGCGGTGGGCCTGGCCCTGATCGTGATCATCTTCCGCACACGACACAACATTGATGTGGATCAGATGAACAGCCTGAAAGGATAA
- a CDS encoding NADH-quinone oxidoreductase subunit L, whose translation MFSLVPLIVFLPVAGLLVNMIFGGRMSEKGIGTVASLASGLSFAVAVLLGIALWTSSGEAVVVPFADWLHIGDLNVAWDFRVDTLSVVMMLVVSGVGTLIHIYAIGYMHEDVRFKNDPGRYRRFFVFLNLFIAMMMILVSGDSYLMLFVGWEGVGLCSFLLIGFWYEMDTLGRPSWANSNAAKKAMIANRIGDFGFLLAAFTMFWWFKSLNFTEVFEQAATIPSNVILMITLFLLVGVAGKSAQIPLYVWLPDAMAGPTPVSALIHAATMVTAGVYLVTRSAPLYMLAPQAQTVVALVGGITALFAATIAVGQYDIKKVLAYSTISQLGFMVAAVGMGAYVAGMFHLVTHAFFKALLFLSAGSVILGMERGHHHLPHEAHGEHHEEVFDPGDMRNMGGLRKQMPVTFWLYLVGALALAGIFPLAGFWSKDEILADAFHQFPLVYALLSVAAFLTAFYMGRQVWMVFFGKARHAAAGHAQESPKVITIPLMVLAGLAILGGALNLPGLHSLTLWLEHSIEGIEAGEFNFMVAAVSTGLALLAIFLAWLLYGRKPLAQGEKDPLKKMLGPLFTVFERKYWVDEAYNALILDRYVDLSRFLANVIDGRFWHDWVHDKLIAGTYNWFARTFLDLRVDQQFIDAIANGLGKITQRVSGGLRRLQNGFVRSYAMAVLAGVAIIIGYLLLK comes from the coding sequence CTGTTCTCGCTTGTACCCCTGATCGTCTTCCTGCCGGTGGCGGGCTTGCTGGTCAACATGATCTTCGGCGGCCGCATGAGTGAAAAAGGCATCGGCACAGTTGCCAGCCTGGCTTCCGGGCTTTCATTCGCAGTGGCTGTCCTGCTGGGCATTGCGCTATGGACCAGCAGCGGCGAGGCTGTGGTGGTCCCATTTGCCGACTGGCTGCACATTGGTGACCTGAACGTTGCCTGGGATTTCCGGGTGGATACACTTTCGGTGGTGATGATGCTGGTGGTCTCCGGCGTTGGCACCCTCATTCATATCTATGCCATCGGTTACATGCATGAGGATGTGCGCTTCAAGAACGATCCGGGCCGCTACCGCCGCTTCTTCGTGTTCCTGAACCTGTTCATCGCCATGATGATGATCCTGGTCAGCGGCGACTCCTACCTGATGCTGTTCGTCGGCTGGGAAGGGGTGGGCTTGTGCTCCTTCCTGCTGATCGGCTTCTGGTATGAGATGGATACACTCGGCAGGCCTTCGTGGGCGAATTCCAATGCCGCCAAAAAAGCCATGATCGCCAACCGCATCGGTGACTTTGGTTTTCTACTGGCAGCCTTCACCATGTTCTGGTGGTTCAAGAGCCTCAATTTTACCGAGGTCTTCGAGCAGGCCGCCACCATCCCTTCCAATGTGATCCTAATGATCACGCTCTTCCTGCTGGTGGGCGTGGCAGGCAAGTCAGCCCAGATCCCGCTCTACGTCTGGTTGCCAGACGCCATGGCTGGCCCAACACCGGTTTCCGCCCTCATCCATGCCGCCACCATGGTAACCGCCGGCGTGTACCTGGTCACCCGCTCCGCCCCGCTCTACATGCTTGCTCCACAGGCACAAACGGTGGTGGCGTTGGTGGGAGGCATTACCGCCCTGTTTGCCGCCACCATTGCGGTGGGACAGTATGACATTAAGAAGGTGCTGGCTTATTCCACCATCTCGCAGTTGGGGTTCATGGTGGCTGCGGTGGGCATGGGAGCCTATGTGGCCGGCATGTTCCACCTGGTGACGCATGCCTTCTTCAAGGCTTTGTTGTTCCTTTCAGCCGGCTCCGTCATCCTGGGCATGGAACGCGGGCATCACCACCTTCCGCACGAAGCCCATGGCGAACACCACGAAGAGGTCTTTGATCCCGGCGACATGCGCAACATGGGCGGCTTGCGCAAACAAATGCCTGTCACCTTCTGGCTCTACCTGGTGGGTGCGTTGGCCCTGGCGGGCATCTTCCCCTTGGCGGGGTTCTGGTCCAAGGATGAGATCCTGGCAGATGCCTTCCACCAATTTCCCCTGGTATATGCCCTGCTTAGCGTGGCAGCCTTCCTGACCGCCTTTTACATGGGCCGCCAGGTCTGGATGGTCTTCTTTGGAAAAGCCCGCCATGCCGCGGCCGGGCATGCCCAGGAAAGCCCCAAGGTCATCACCATCCCGCTCATGGTCCTGGCGGGGTTGGCGATCCTGGGTGGGGCACTGAATTTGCCCGGGCTGCACAGCCTGACCCTCTGGTTGGAACATTCCATCGAGGGCATCGAAGCCGGGGAATTCAACTTCATGGTGGCGGCCGTCTCCACCGGGCTGGCTTTGCTGGCCATCTTCCTGGCATGGCTGCTTTACGGACGCAAGCCACTGGCGCAGGGAGAAAAGGATCCGCTGAAGAAAATGCTCGGCCCGCTCTTTACCGTCTTCGAGCGAAAATACTGGGTGGATGAAGCCTACAATGCTCTCATCCTCGACCGGTATGTGGATCTTTCCCGCTTCCTGGCAAATGTGATCGATGGAAGATTCTGGCATGACTGGGTGCATGACAAGCTCATCGCCGGTACCTACAACTGGTTTGCACGCACCTTCCTGGACCTGCGCGTGGACCAGCAGTTTATCGATGCCATCGCCAATGGTCTGGGGAAGATCACCCAGCGCGTTTCAGGTGGTTTGCGCCGCCTGCAGAATGGCTTTGTACGCAGTTATGCCATGGCGGTGCTTGCAGGTGTTGCCATCATTATTGGCTATCTATTGTTGAAATAA